A window of Microbacterium hominis genomic DNA:
CTGATGATGCCGGGGCAGTTCGGGCCGATGATGCGGGTCTTGCCGCCCTTGTCCTTGGCGTGGGCCCAGAACTCGGCCGAGTCCTGCACGGGCACGCCCTCGGTGATGATGACCAGCAGCGGGATCTCGGCGTCGATGGCCTCGATCACGGCGTCCTTGGTGAACGCCGGCGGCACGAACGCGATCGAGACGTCGGCGCCGGTGGCGGCCATCGCCTCGCTCACGGAGGCGAAGACGGGCAGCTCGATGTCGGCGCCCGAGGCGTCCTTGTGCAGCACCGTGGTGCCGGCCTTGCGGGCGTTCACGCCGCCCACGACCTGGGTGCCCGCCGCGAGCATGCGCGCGGTGTGCTTGGTGCCCTCGCCGCCGGTGATGCCCTGGACGATGACCTTGGAGTCCTTGTTGAGGAAGATTGTCATTGTTTTTCTTTCGGTCCCTGAGGCTGTCGCGGGTCAGGCGTTCGCGAGCTCGGCGGCCTTGTCGGCGCCCTGGTCCATGTTCTCGGCGAGGGTGACGAGCGGGTGCGCCGCCTCCTCGAGGATGCGGCGGCCTTCGGCCACGTTGTTGCCGTCCAGGCGCACGACCAGCGGCTTGTCGGCCGACTTGCCGAGCTCGGCGAGCGCGCCGACGATGCCCTTCGCGACCTGGTCGCACGCGGTGATGCCGCCGAAGACGTTCACGAACACCGACTTGACCTGCGGGTCGCCGAGGATGATGCCCAGGCCGTTGGCCATGACCTCGGCCGAGGCGCCTCCGCCGATGTCGAGGAAGTTGGCGGGCTTGACGCCGCCGTGGTTCTCGCCGGCGTAGGCGACGACGTCGAGGGTCGACATGACCAGGCCCGCGCCATTGCCGATGATGCCGACTTCGCCGTCGAGCTTGACGTAGTTGAGGTCGAGCTCCTTGGCCTTCGACTCGAGCGGGTCGGCCGCGGCCTTGTCCTCGAGCAGCGCGTGGCCGGCGTGGCGGAACTCGGCGTTCTCGTCGAGCGAGACCTTGCCGTCGAGGGCGATGACGTCGCCCTCCTCGGTGAGCACGAGCGGGTTCACCTCGACCAGCGTGGCGTCCTCGCGCTTGTAGACGTCGTACAGCTTCACGAAGACGTCGGCGACCTTCTCGACGAGCTCCTCGGGGAAGTTCGCGGCCTTCGCGATCTCGACGGCCTTCGCCTGGTCGATGCCGGCGGCGGGGTCCACCTCGATGCGGGCGAGGGCCTCGGGCTTCTCGACGGCGAGCTGCTCGATCTCCATGCCGCCCTCGACGCTGGTCAGCGACAGGTAGGAGCGGTTGGCGCGGTCCAGCAGCACCGAGAAGTAGAACTCCTGGGCGATGCGGGCGCCCTGGGCGACCATCACGCGCTTGACGACGTGACCCTTGATGTCCAGGCCCAGGATGGCCTGCGCGGCCTCGTAGGCTTCATCGGGGTTCTTGGCGACCTTCACACCGCCGGCCTTGCCGCGACCGCCGGTCTTGACCTGGGCCTTGACGACGACGACTCCGCCGATCTTCTCGGCAGCGGCACGCACCTCCTCCGCGGTGTCGGCGACGATGCCGGCGAGAACCGGCACCTCGTACTTCTCGAAAAGGTCTCGTGCCTGGTACTCGTACAGATCCACAGTGCATTCCTTCGCAGGTGGCGAATGGGGTGGGATGACGCGAAAAGCGTCTCGACGTCGAGATATCGACCGAGTCCCCAGCCTACTACCGCACCGAGGGCGGCTCTGACCGCATTGCACCGGCACGGCACGCCGCGGCATCCCTCGGACTAGGCTCTGTCGTGAGATGAGCGACGCCGCCCCCACCGTTCCCGCCGCCCGCCACGCCGTCGTCGCGGCGGCCCTCGATCTGTTCGCCGCCCAGGGCTTCGACCAGACCTCCGTCGACCAGATCGCGCAGGCCGCCGGTGTCTCGCGCTCGACCTTCTTCCGCCAGTTCGGCGGCAAGGACGACGTGGTCTTCACCGACCACGAGCTGCTGCTCGACGAGCTGCGCGGCTTCCTCGCCCAGCCGCACCCCGACCCGTGGGAGGCGGTGTGCCAGGCCTCGGTGCGGGTGTTCACGCACTTCGCGGCCGACCCGGAGCTGGCCCGGCGCCGCTACGCGGTCGTGCGGGAGGTGCCCGCCCTGCGCGAGCGCGAGATCGTCACCGTGTTCCGGTACGAGCGGCTGTTCGACGAGTACCTGCGCGAGGCGCTGCCGGGGATCGACCCGGTGGATGCGGTGGGCTTCGCCGCCCTCGTGACCGCCGTGCACAACCACGTGCTGCGCCAGCTGCTGCGCGGCCCCAAGCGCGTGCCGGCCACGGTGCTGCGCCGAGCCCTCGACGACGTGCTGCGCCGGTTCGGCGTCGGGCCGGCGGCCGAGCGCGAGCCCGCCGACGACGACGTCGTGGTGGCGGTCTTCCCGCGCTCGATGCCGACAGCCGAGATGGCTCGCCGCGTGCGCGAGCGTCTCGACGGCTGAGCCCGCCCGGCCCGGGCCCCGCTCGGCCCGCGCGGGGCGTGCCCTTGTGGCGACCCGCGCGTGGGGCCACGATGCTGAGCATGACGCCCGTGGACACCTCCGCCCGCCCCTGGTTCACCGAGGATCCCGATGCGGTGGTCGCCGCGCTCGGCGGCGACCGCGAGCGCGGACTCTCCGCGGATGCCGCCGCGCGCCGCCTGGCCGAGCACGGCCCGAACGCGATCGCCGCCGAGCCCGCGCCGTCGGTCTGGCAGGTGACGCTGCGCCAGCTCGCCGATCCGATGAACATCATGCTCGTCGCCGTCGCCATCATCAGCCTGCTCATCGGGCAGGTGAGCGTGGGCATCCTCGTCGGCGCGCTCGTGGTGCTGAACCTCGTGCTCGGCACACGCCAGGAGCTGAAGGCCAAAGCGTCGGTCGACGCGCTCTCGAAGATGCAGATCCCGCAGGCGAAGGTGGTGCGCGACGGCACGCTCCAGCAGGTGGATGCCACCTCGCTGGTGCCCGGCGACCTGCTGGCGCTGGAGGCGGGCGACATCGTGCCCGCCGACGGCCGCATCCTGCGCGCGGCGACGCTCGAGACGCAGGAGGCCGCGCTCACCGGGGAGAGCGCCCCGATCGCCAAGGGCGCCGGCACGCTGGATGATCCCGACACGACCCTCGGCGACCGCGCGAACATGGTGTTCCAGAACACGCAGGTCACGCGCGGCACAGCGTCGGTGGTCGTCACCGACACCGGGATGACGACCCAGATGGGGCGCATCGCCTCGATGCTCTCGGCGGTGAAGCCCGCGAAGTCGCCGCTGCAGCGGGAGCTCGACTCGCTCACCGGCGTGCTCGGGTGGATCGCGTGGGGCGCGGTGGCGATCATCGTCGTCACGGGCCTGCTGCGCGGCCAGGAGGTCGCATCGGTCGTGCTGCTGGGCATCTCCATGGCGATCTCCGCGATCC
This region includes:
- a CDS encoding TetR family transcriptional regulator; protein product: MSDAAPTVPAARHAVVAAALDLFAAQGFDQTSVDQIAQAAGVSRSTFFRQFGGKDDVVFTDHELLLDELRGFLAQPHPDPWEAVCQASVRVFTHFAADPELARRRYAVVREVPALREREIVTVFRYERLFDEYLREALPGIDPVDAVGFAALVTAVHNHVLRQLLRGPKRVPATVLRRALDDVLRRFGVGPAAEREPADDDVVVAVFPRSMPTAEMARRVRERLDG
- the sucC gene encoding ADP-forming succinate--CoA ligase subunit beta, whose translation is MDLYEYQARDLFEKYEVPVLAGIVADTAEEVRAAAEKIGGVVVVKAQVKTGGRGKAGGVKVAKNPDEAYEAAQAILGLDIKGHVVKRVMVAQGARIAQEFYFSVLLDRANRSYLSLTSVEGGMEIEQLAVEKPEALARIEVDPAAGIDQAKAVEIAKAANFPEELVEKVADVFVKLYDVYKREDATLVEVNPLVLTEEGDVIALDGKVSLDENAEFRHAGHALLEDKAAADPLESKAKELDLNYVKLDGEVGIIGNGAGLVMSTLDVVAYAGENHGGVKPANFLDIGGGASAEVMANGLGIILGDPQVKSVFVNVFGGITACDQVAKGIVGALAELGKSADKPLVVRLDGNNVAEGRRILEEAAHPLVTLAENMDQGADKAAELANA